One window of the Oncorhynchus keta strain PuntledgeMale-10-30-2019 chromosome 31, Oket_V2, whole genome shotgun sequence genome contains the following:
- the LOC118380515 gene encoding mucin-2-like isoform X1 — MSDSSGSKPFMVTSSINLKVTTPSFYNQPKKFASVNPPRPKSQSDPSPPPGSTPPAGPSPPPSLVSSTRGVGTAVIGRVGVMPPPPPSLCEDFPPPPPPMDDELPAPPPNCATTPPASDAPPPAFPPPPAVDDLPLPPAPPEENACLPRSPSPPPPPPPPPLPVSGPSSVPSAGENSQRLEKQTSFDKQLGSLTDLLSEMETRGPFNPKLPSQYSAPPPPAPKPAGPPPTAPKPNLSFLPPPEMGDKPPPAPWAEELKLRTTHRQANNATSAPAPAPQPFAKAPVGASKALGGMKTGTSMPPVGLKNQNHAPAPFGVAPKPSPVASSFPPPPAAPPAPPANKVAPPAFNHSKPSSIDSQMTVSPPPPAPVPPPQPKAMTSPPSSYSQPMKSPPSSKPSPPGPVSVPGGGVPLSMREVEELERMTNAFIKDMDTHAPVITSAPTGTHTPSVHHLSTYRYTHTLRSSPQHLQVHTHPPFITSAPTGTHTPSAHHLSTYRYTHTLRSAPQHLQVHTHPPLITSAPTGTHTPSAHHLSTYRYTHTPSAHHLSTYRYTHTLRSSPQHLQVHTHPPFSTSAPTGTHTPSAHHLSTYRYTHTPSAHHLSTYRYTHTLRSSPQHLQVHTHPPFSTSAPTGTHTPSAHHLSTYRYTHTLRSAPQHLQVHTHPPFSTSAPTGTHTPSAHHLSTYRYTHTLRSSPQHLQVHTHPPFSTSAPTGTHTPSAHHLSTYRYTHTLRSSPQHLQVHTHTLRSSPTGTHTPSAHHLQVHTHPPFSTYRYTHTLRSSPQHLQVHTHTLRSSPQHLQVHTHTPSVHHLSTYRYTHTHPPLITSAPTGTHTHPPFSTSAPTGTHTPSVQHLSTYRYTHTLRSSPQHLQVHTHPPLITYRYTHTLRSAPTGTHTPSAQHLQVHTHPPLITSAPTGTHTPYAHHLQVHTHPPFSTTGTHTPSAHHLQVHTHPPLITSAPTGTHTPSVQHLSTYRYTHTLRSSPQHLQVHTHPPFSTSAPTGTQTPSVQHLQVHTHPPLITSAPTGTHTPSAHHLSTYRYTHTLRSAPTGTHTPSAHHLSTYRYTHTLRSAPQHLQVNTHPPLITSAPTGTHTHTLRSAPTGTHTPSAHHLSTYRYTHTLRSAPQHLQVHTHPPLITSAPTGTHTPSAHHLSTYRYTHTLRSAPTGTHTPSAHHLSTYRYTHTLRSAPQHLQVNTHPPLITSAPTGTHTPSAHHLSTYRYTHTHPPLSTYRYTHTLRSSPQHLQVHTHPPLITYRYTHTLRSAPTGTHTPSVDHRSTYRYTHTHPPFSTYRYTHTHPPFSTYRYTHTHPPFSTSAPTGTHTPSAHHLSTYRYTHTLRSSPQHLQIHTHTLRSSPQHLQVHTHHPLITSAPTGTHTPSVQHLSTYRYTHSLRSSPQHLQVHTHSLRSSPQHLQVHTHPPLITSAPTGTHTPSVQHLSTYRYTHSLRSSPQHLQVHTHSLRSAPQHLQVHTHPPFSTSAPTGTHTPSVQHLQVHTHPPLITAAPTGTHTHTLRSAPTGTHTHTLRSAPTGTHTPSAHHLSTYRYTHTLRSAPQHLQVNTHPPLITSAPTGTHTPSAHHLSTYRYTHTHPPLSTYRYTHTLRSSPQHLQVHTHPPFSTSAPTGKHTPSAHHLSTYRYTHTHPPLSTYRYTHTLRSSPQHLQVHTHPPFSTSAPTGKHTPSAHHLSTYRYTHTHPPLSTYRYTHTLRSSPQHLQVHTHTLRSSPTGTHTPSAHHLQVHTHPPFSTYRYTHTLRSSPQHLQVHTHPPFITAAPTGTHTHTLRSAPTGTHTHTLRSAPQHLQVHTHTPSAHHLSTYRYTHTHPPFSTSAPTGTHTPSAHHLSTYRYTYTLRSSPQHLQVHTHTLRSAPTGTHTPSAHHLSTYRYTYTLRSSPQHLQVHTHTLRSAPTGTHTPSAHHLHEFIVSYYHTQCIRMNTIIRVSLSCPVPA, encoded by the exons ATGTCTGACTCCAGCGGCAGTAAACCCTTCATGGTGACTTCCTCCATCAACCTCAAAGTCACCACCCCCTCCTTCTACAACCAGCCAAAGAAGTTTGCCTCGGTCAACCCGCCACGCCCCAAAAGCCAGTCCGACCCGTCGCCTCCCCCGGGCTCAACTCCTCCCGCaggtccctctcctccccccagtCTGGTCTCCTCAACACGCGGTGTCGGCACAGCTGTCATTGGTCGAGTTGGAGTGATGCCTCCACCCCCACCATCGCTATGCGAAG ACTTcccgccccctcctcctccaatgGATGATGAGCTGCCAGCCCCTCCCCCCAATTGTGCAACCACACCTCCAGCCTCTGATGCCCCTCCCCCtgccttccctccccctcccgcAGTGGATGACCTGCCCCTCCCCCCCGCCCCGCCTGAGGAGAATGCCTGTCTCCCCCGTTccccgtctccccctcctccaccaccccctccccctctcccagtctctggtcCCAGCAGTGTCCCCAGTGCTGGGGAGAACTCTCAG CGTCTGGAAAAGCAGACTAGTTTTGACAAACAGCTGGGCTCTCTGACTGACCTGCTGTCTGAGATGGAGACCAGAGGACCCTTCAACCCCAAG TTGCCCAGTCAGtactcagctcctcctcctcctgcccccaAGCCTGCAGGGCCTCCCCCCACTGCTCCCAAGCccaacctctccttcctcccccctccagagATGGGAGACAAACCCCCTCCCGCTCCCTGGGCAGAGGAGCTCAAACTCCGGACGACACACCGACAAGCCAATAACGCTACATCTGCCCCAGCTCCTGCCCCACAGCCATTTGCTAAGGCACCAGTCGGGGCTTCTAAGGCTCTTGGGGGCATGAAAACGGGGACGTCCATGCCTCCTGTGGGGCTGAAGAACCAGAACCACGCCCCGGCTCCATTTGGCGTTGCTCCTAAACCTTCCCCTGTAGCcagctccttccctcctcctcctgccgcTCCTCCTGCCCCACCAGCCAACAAAGTGGCTCCCCCAGCCTTCAATCACTCAAAGCCCTCTTCCATTGACTCTCAGATGACTGTGAGCCCGCCCCCTCCTGCCCCCGTGCCCCCTCCTCAGCCCAAAGCGATGACATCACCACCCTCTTCTTATAGCCAGCCAATGAAATCTCCCCCTTCATCAAAG CCCTCGCCTCCTgggcctgtctctgtcccaggtggaggtgttcctctctccatgagggaggtggaggagctgGAGAGAATGACCAATGCATTCATCaaagacatggacacacacgcTCCCGtcatcacctcagcacctacaggtacacacacaccctccgttcatcacctcagcacctacaggtacacacacaccctccgctcatcacctcagcacctacaggtacacacacaccctccgttcatcacctcagcacctacaggtacacacacaccctccgctcatcacctcagcacctacaggtacacacacaccctccgttcagcacctcagcacctacaggtacacacacaccctccgctcatcacctcagcacctacaggtacacacacaccctccgctcatcacctcagcacctacaggtacacacacactccctccgctcatcacctcagcacctacaggtacacacacaccctccgctcatcacctcagcacctacaggtacacacacaccctccgttcagcacctcagcacctacaggtacacacactccctccgctcatcacctcagcacctacaggtacacacacactccctccgctcatcacctcagcacctacaggtacacacacaccctccgctcatcacctcagcacctacaggtacacacacaccctccgttcagcacctcagcacctacaggtacacacactccctccgctcatcacctcagcacctacaggtacacacacaccctccgttcagcacctcagcacctacaggtacacacacaccctccgttcagcacctcagcacctacaggtacacacacaccctccgctcatcacctcagcacctacaggtacacacacaccctccgctcatcacctcagcacctacaggtacacacacaccctccgttcagcacctcagcacctacaggtacacacacaccctccgctcatcacctcagcacctacaggtacacacacaccctccgctcatcacctcagcacctacaggtacacacacacaccctccgctcatcacctacaggtacacacacaccctccgctcatcacctacaggtacacacacaccctccgttcagcacctacaggtacacacacaccctccgctcatcacctcagcacctacaggtacacacacacaccctccgctcatcacctcagcacctacaggtacacacacacacaccctccgttcatcacctcagcacctacaggtacacacacacacaccctccgctcatcacctcagcacctacaggtacacacacacaccctccgttcagcacctcagcacctacaggtacacacacaccctccgttcagcacctcagcacctacaggtacacacacaccctccgctcatcacctcagcacctacaggtacacacacaccctccgctcatcacctacaggtacacacacaccctccgttcagcacctacaggtacacacacaccctccgctcagcacctacaggtacacacacaccctccgctcatcacctcagcacctacaggtacacacacaccctacgctcatcacctacaggtacacacacaccctccgttcagcaccacaggtacacacacaccctccgctcatcacctacaggtacacacacaccctccgctcatcacctcagcacctacaggtacacacacaccctccgttcagcacctcagcacctacaggtacacacacaccctccgctcatcacctcagcacctacaggtacacacacaccctccgttcagcacctcagcacctacaggtacacaaacaccctccgttcagcacctacaggtacacacacaccctccgctcatcacctcagcacctacaggtacacatacaccctccgctcatcacctcagcacctacaggtacacacacaccctccgttcagcacctacaggtacacacacaccctccgctcatcacctcagcacctacaggtacacacacaccctccgttcagcacctcagcacctacaggtaaacacacaccctccgctcatcacctcagcacctacag gtacacacacacacaccctccgctcagcacctacaggtacacacacaccctccgctcatcacctcagcacctacaggtacacacacaccctccgttcagcacctcagcacctacaggtacacacacaccctccgctcatcacctcagcacctacaggtacacatacaccctccgctcatcacctcagcacctacaggtacacacacaccctccgttcagcacctacaggtacacacacaccctccgctcatcacctcagcacctacaggtacacacacaccctccgttcagcacctcagcacctacaggtaaacacacaccctccgctcatcacctcagcacctacaggtacacacacaccctccgctcatcacctcagcacctacaggtacacacacacacaccctccgctcagcacctacaggtacacacacaccctccgctcatcacctcagcacctacag gtacacacacaccctccgctcatcacctacaggtacacacacaccctccgttcagcacctacaggtacacacacaccctccgttgATCACcgcagcacctacaggtacacacacacacaccctccgttcagcacctacaggtacacacacacacaccctccgttcagcacctacaggtacacacacacacaccctccgttcagcacctcagcacctacaggtacacacacaccctccgctcatcacctcagcacctacaggtacacacacaccctccgctcatcacctcagcacctacagatacacacacacaccctccgttcatcacctcagcacctacaggtacacacacaccatccgctcatcacctcagcacctacaggtacacacacaccctccgttcagcacctcagcacctacag gtacacacactccctccgctcatcacctcagcacctacaggtacacacacactccctccgctcatcacctcagcacctacaggtacacacacaccctccgctcatcacctcagcacctacaggtacacacacaccctccgttcagcacctcagcacctacaggtacacacactccctccgctcatcacctcagcacctacaggtacacacacactccctccgttcagcacctcagcacctacaggtacacacacaccctccgttcagcacctcagcacctacaggtacacacacaccctccgttcagcacctacaggtacacacacaccctccgttgATCACcgcagcacctacaggtacacacacacacaccctccgttcagcacctacaggtacacacacacacaccctccgttcagcacctacaggtacacacacaccctccgctcatcacctcagcacctacaggtacacacacaccctccgttcagcacctcagcacctacag gtaaacacacaccctccgctcatcacctcagcacctacaggtacacacacaccctccgctcatcacctcagcacctacag gtacacacacacacaccctccgctcagcacctacaggtacacacacaccctccgctcatcacctcagcacctacaggtacacacacaccctccgttcagcacctcagcacctacaggtaaacacacaccctccgctcatcacctcagcacctacaggtacacacacacacaccctccgctcagcacctacag gtacacacacaccctccgctcatcacctcagcacctacaggtacacacacaccctccgttcagcacctcagcacctacaggtaaacacacaccctccgctcatcacctcagcacctacaggtacacacacacacaccctccgctcagcacctacaggtacacacacaccctccgctcatcacctcagcacctacaggtacacacacacaccctccgctcatcacctacag gtacacacacaccctccgctcatcacctacaggtacacacacaccctccgttcagcacctacaggtacacacacaccctccgctcatcacctcagcacctacaggtacacacacaccctccgttcaTCACcgcagcacctacaggtacacacacacacaccctccgttcagcacctacaggtacacacacacacaccctccgttcagcacctcagcacctacag gtacacacacacacaccctccgctcatcacctcagcacctacaggtacacacacacacaccctccgttcagcacctcagcacctacag gtacacacacaccctccgctcatcacctcagcacctacaggtacacatacaccctccgctcatcacctcagcacctacaggtacacacacacaccctccgttcagcacctacaggtacacacacaccctccgctcatcacctcagcacctacaggtacacatacaccctccgctcatcacctcagcacctacaggtacacacacacaccctccgttcagcacctacaggtacacacacaccctccgctcaTCACCTACACGAGTTCATTGTTTCATACTACCATACCCAATGTATCAGAATGAACACTATTATCAGAGTGTCATTATCTTGTCCAGTTCCTGCCTGA
- the LOC118380515 gene encoding mucin-2-like isoform X10, translating to MSDSSGSKPFMVTSSINLKVTTPSFYNQPKKFASVNPPRPKSQSDPSPPPGSTPPAGPSPPPSLVSSTRGVGTAVIGRVGVMPPPPPSLCEDFPPPPPPMDDELPAPPPNCATTPPASDAPPPAFPPPPAVDDLPLPPAPPEENACLPRSPSPPPPPPPPPLPVSGPSSVPSAGENSQRLEKQTSFDKQLGSLTDLLSEMETRGPFNPKLPSQYSAPPPPAPKPAGPPPTAPKPNLSFLPPPEMGDKPPPAPWAEELKLRTTHRQANNATSAPAPAPQPFAKAPVGASKALGGMKTGTSMPPVGLKNQNHAPAPFGVAPKPSPVASSFPPPPAAPPAPPANKVAPPAFNHSKPSSIDSQMTVSPPPPAPVPPPQPKAMTSPPSSYSQPMKSPPSSKPSPPGPVSVPGGGVPLSMREVEELERMTNAFIKDMDTHAPVITSAPTGTHTPSVHHLSTYRYTHTLRSSPQHLQVHTHPPFITSAPTGTHTPSAHHLSTYRYTHTLRSAPQHLQVHTHPPLITSAPTGTHTPSAHHLSTYRYTHTPSAHHLSTYRYTHTLRSSPQHLQVHTHPPFSTSAPTGTHTPSAHHLSTYRYTHTPSAHHLSTYRYTHTLRSSPQHLQVHTHPPFSTSAPTGTHTPSAHHLSTYRYTHTLRSAPQHLQVHTHPPFSTSAPTGTHTPSAHHLSTYRYTHTLRSSPQHLQVHTHPPFSTSAPTGTHTPSAHHLSTYRYTHTLRSSPQHLQVHTHTLRSSPTGTHTPSAHHLQVHTHPPFSTYRYTHTLRSSPQHLQVHTHTLRSSPQHLQVHTHTPSVHHLSTYRYTHTHPPLITSAPTGTHTHPPFSTSAPTGTHTPSVQHLSTYRYTHTLRSSPQHLQVHTHPPLITYRYTHTLRSAPTGTHTPSAQHLQVHTHPPLITSAPTGTHTPYAHHLQVHTHPPFSTTGTHTPSAHHLQVHTHPPLITSAPTGTHTPSVQHLSTYRYTHTLRSSPQHLQVHTHPPFSTSAPTGTQTPSVQHLQVHTHPPLITSAPTGTHTPSAHHLSTYRYTHTLRSAPTGTHTPSAHHLSTYRYTHTLRSAPQHLQVNTHPPLITSAPTGTHTHTLRSAPTGTHTPSAHHLSTYRYTHTLRSAPQHLQVHTHPPLITSAPTGTHTPSAHHLSTYRYTHTLRSAPTGTHTPSAHHLSTYRYTHTLRSAPQHLQVNTHPPLITSAPTGTHTPSAHHLSTYRYTHTHPPLSTYRYTHTLRSSPQHLQVHTHPPLITYRYTHTLRSAPTGTHTPSVDHRSTYRYTHTHPPFSTYRYTHTHPPFSTYRYTHTHPPFSTSAPTGTHTPSAHHLSTYRYTHTLRSSPQHLQIHTHTLRSSPQHLQVHTHHPLITSAPTGTHTPSVQHLSTYRYTHSLRSSPQHLQVHTHSLRSSPQHLQVHTHPPLITSAPTGTHTPSVQHLSTYRYTHSLRSSPQHLQVHTHSLRSAPQHLQVHTHPPFSTSAPTGTHTPSVQHLQVHTHPPLITAAPTGTHTHTLRSAPTGTHTHTLRSAPTGTHTPSAHHLSTYRYTHTLRSAPQHLQVNTHPPLITSAPTGTHTPSAHHLSTYRYTHTHPPLSTYRYTHTLRSSPQHLQVHTHPPFSTSAPTGKHTPSAHHLSTYRYTHTHPPLITSAPTGTHTHTLRSAPTGTHTPSVQHLSTYR from the exons ATGTCTGACTCCAGCGGCAGTAAACCCTTCATGGTGACTTCCTCCATCAACCTCAAAGTCACCACCCCCTCCTTCTACAACCAGCCAAAGAAGTTTGCCTCGGTCAACCCGCCACGCCCCAAAAGCCAGTCCGACCCGTCGCCTCCCCCGGGCTCAACTCCTCCCGCaggtccctctcctccccccagtCTGGTCTCCTCAACACGCGGTGTCGGCACAGCTGTCATTGGTCGAGTTGGAGTGATGCCTCCACCCCCACCATCGCTATGCGAAG ACTTcccgccccctcctcctccaatgGATGATGAGCTGCCAGCCCCTCCCCCCAATTGTGCAACCACACCTCCAGCCTCTGATGCCCCTCCCCCtgccttccctccccctcccgcAGTGGATGACCTGCCCCTCCCCCCCGCCCCGCCTGAGGAGAATGCCTGTCTCCCCCGTTccccgtctccccctcctccaccaccccctccccctctcccagtctctggtcCCAGCAGTGTCCCCAGTGCTGGGGAGAACTCTCAG CGTCTGGAAAAGCAGACTAGTTTTGACAAACAGCTGGGCTCTCTGACTGACCTGCTGTCTGAGATGGAGACCAGAGGACCCTTCAACCCCAAG TTGCCCAGTCAGtactcagctcctcctcctcctgcccccaAGCCTGCAGGGCCTCCCCCCACTGCTCCCAAGCccaacctctccttcctcccccctccagagATGGGAGACAAACCCCCTCCCGCTCCCTGGGCAGAGGAGCTCAAACTCCGGACGACACACCGACAAGCCAATAACGCTACATCTGCCCCAGCTCCTGCCCCACAGCCATTTGCTAAGGCACCAGTCGGGGCTTCTAAGGCTCTTGGGGGCATGAAAACGGGGACGTCCATGCCTCCTGTGGGGCTGAAGAACCAGAACCACGCCCCGGCTCCATTTGGCGTTGCTCCTAAACCTTCCCCTGTAGCcagctccttccctcctcctcctgccgcTCCTCCTGCCCCACCAGCCAACAAAGTGGCTCCCCCAGCCTTCAATCACTCAAAGCCCTCTTCCATTGACTCTCAGATGACTGTGAGCCCGCCCCCTCCTGCCCCCGTGCCCCCTCCTCAGCCCAAAGCGATGACATCACCACCCTCTTCTTATAGCCAGCCAATGAAATCTCCCCCTTCATCAAAG CCCTCGCCTCCTgggcctgtctctgtcccaggtggaggtgttcctctctccatgagggaggtggaggagctgGAGAGAATGACCAATGCATTCATCaaagacatggacacacacgcTCCCGtcatcacctcagcacctacaggtacacacacaccctccgttcatcacctcagcacctacaggtacacacacaccctccgctcatcacctcagcacctacaggtacacacacaccctccgttcatcacctcagcacctacaggtacacacacaccctccgctcatcacctcagcacctacaggtacacacacaccctccgttcagcacctcagcacctacaggtacacacacaccctccgctcatcacctcagcacctacaggtacacacacaccctccgctcatcacctcagcacctacaggtacacacacactccctccgctcatcacctcagcacctacaggtacacacacaccctccgctcatcacctcagcacctacaggtacacacacaccctccgttcagcacctcagcacctacaggtacacacactccctccgctcatcacctcagcacctacaggtacacacacactccctccgctcatcacctcagcacctacaggtacacacacaccctccgctcatcacctcagcacctacaggtacacacacaccctccgttcagcacctcagcacctacaggtacacacactccctccgctcatcacctcagcacctacaggtacacacacaccctccgttcagcacctcagcacctacaggtacacacacaccctccgttcagcacctcagcacctacaggtacacacacaccctccgctcatcacctcagcacctacaggtacacacacaccctccgctcatcacctcagcacctacaggtacacacacaccctccgttcagcacctcagcacctacaggtacacacacaccctccgctcatcacctcagcacctacaggtacacacacaccctccgctcatcacctcagcacctacaggtacacacacacaccctccgctcatcacctacaggtacacacacaccctccgctcatcacctacaggtacacacacaccctccgttcagcacctacaggtacacacacaccctccgctcatcacctcagcacctacaggtacacacacacaccctccgctcatcacctcagcacctacaggtacacacacacacaccctccgttcatcacctcagcacctacaggtacacacacacacaccctccgctcatcacctcagcacctacaggtacacacacacaccctccgttcagcacctcagcacctacaggtacacacacaccctccgttcagcacctcagcacctacaggtacacacacaccctccgctcatcacctcagcacctacaggtacacacacaccctccgctcatcacctacaggtacacacacaccctccgttcagcacctacaggtacacacacaccctccgctcagcacctacaggtacacacacaccctccgctcatcacctcagcacctacaggtacacacacaccctacgctcatcacctacaggtacacacacaccctccgttcagcaccacaggtacacacacaccctccgctcatcacctacaggtacacacacaccctccgctcatcacctcagcacctacaggtacacacacaccctccgttcagcacctcagcacctacaggtacacacacaccctccgctcatcacctcagcacctacaggtacacacacaccctccgttcagcacctcagcacctacaggtacacaaacaccctccgttcagcacctacaggtacacacacaccctccgctcatcacctcagcacctacaggtacacatacaccctccgctcatcacctcagcacctacaggtacacacacaccctccgttcagcacctacaggtacacacacaccctccgctcatcacctcagcacctacaggtacacacacaccctccgttcagcacctcagcacctacaggtaaacacacaccctccgctcatcacctcagcacctacag gtacacacacacacaccctccgctcagcacctacaggtacacacacaccctccgctcatcacctcagcacctacaggtacacacacaccctccgttcagcacctcagcacctacaggtacacacacaccctccgctcatcacctcagcacctacaggtacacatacaccctccgctcatcacctcagcacctacaggtacacacacaccctccgttcagcacctacaggtacacacacaccctccgctcatcacctcagcacctacaggtacacacacaccctccgttcagcacctcagcacctacaggtaaacacacaccctccgctcatcacctcagcacctacaggtacacacacaccctccgctcatcacctcagcacctacaggtacacacacacacaccctccgctcagcacctacaggtacacacacaccctccgctcatcacctcagcacctacag gtacacacacaccctccgctcatcacctacaggtacacacacaccctccgttcagcacctacaggtacacacacaccctccgttgATCACcgcagcacctacaggtacacacacacacaccctccgttcagcacctacaggtacacacacacacaccctccgttcagcacctacaggtacacacacacacaccctccgttcagcacctcagcacctacaggtacacacacaccctccgctcatcacctcagcacctacaggtacacacacaccctccgctcatcacctcagcacctacagatacacacacacaccctccgttcatcacctcagcacctacaggtacacacacaccatccgctcatcacctcagcacctacaggtacacacacaccctccgttcagcacctcagcacctacag gtacacacactccctccgctcatcacctcagcacctacaggtacacacacactccctccgctcatcacctcagcacctacaggtacacacacaccctccgctcatcacctcagcacctacaggtacacacacaccctccgttcagcacctcagcacctacaggtacacacactccctccgctcatcacctcagcacctacaggtacacacacactccctccgttcagcacctcagcacctacaggtacacacacaccctccgttcagcacctcagcacctacaggtacacacacaccctccgttcagcacctacaggtacacacacaccctccgttgATCACcgcagcacctacaggtacacacacacacaccctccgttcagcacctacaggtacacacacacacaccctccgttcagcacctacaggtacacacacaccctccgctcatcacctcagcacctacaggtacacacacaccctccgttcagcacctcagcacctacag gtaaacacacaccctccgctcatcacctcagcacctacaggtacacacacaccctccgctcatcacctcagcacctacag gtacacacacacacaccctccgctcagcacctacaggtacacacacaccctccgctcatcacctcagcacctacag gtacacacacaccctccgttcagcacctcagcacctacaggtaaacacacaccctccgctcatcacctcagcacctacaggtacacacacacacaccctccgctcatcacctcagcacctacaggtacacacacacacaccctccgctcagcacctacaggtacacacacaccctccgttcagcacctcagcacctacaggtaa